Genomic segment of Salvia hispanica cultivar TCC Black 2014 chromosome 2, UniMelb_Shisp_WGS_1.0, whole genome shotgun sequence:
ACCCAATGCAGGAAGTGCCTCTGACCCGCTCACCTGCGGAGACTCCAGACCAGTCGAGTGAGAACTTGTGGGCCTACTCCCACCACTAACCGAGTGTTTCTTCTCTGCAACCTCCAAGTCCAGCTTCTTCCAATCCAAACCTTTCTCGGCCAAACTCAAGCTCGGATTTTGCTCACTCTGACCCCTCCACCGGTCGGATTCAGGCTTTGAGACTCCAGACCCAAATCTCTCATTACGGGTCCAACGATCAGTCTCGGGCCTCGAAAAGCTCGAGCCAAAGCTCGAATTTCTCGCTTGCTGCGGCTGTGAAACAGGCTTCTTCATAGACGCCCAATTGTCCACTTCATCGGCGCGTGATGCTCCGCCGCTGCTTCCCCCAAGTGAGGTGTACGTACCCCCAGCCCGGGATTCACGCGAATCGTGATCGGGTAGGATCGTTTGCTTCTTCATCGACGCCCAATTATCCACCTCATCAACTCGCGAAGGCTGATCGAATTCCGAAACCCTAGATTGCTGCGGAAGCCCCCTCCGCCCATCATCCTCAAATCCGTAAGATCTCCGGCCCTCAAACTCCCTCCGACCCAAATTAGGGCCGCTGGAGCTGTAATTGGAAAAGCCGTCGCCCAATCCACCGTACTGCATTTCCTCCACCGAGCGCTCCACCAGGTGGTGGAACAGGATCCCGATCCTGATCGGAGGTTAGCTCTAGGACTAGGTTTCGCCGTCGTCTGCCTATTTGCCGTCGGTTGCCAATTGGAGGAAGACTCCGTCGAATTGAGTGAAatgttgagagagagagacgtatttcatttttttttaatttatgttttttaatgaatatatttgttataataattagggaataattagtgacttaaaaatcataattaagattttaatatGGTCAAAATTGGGCAAAACGTATTGactgttaaaaaattaacggaactattgacggaggaccaaaatggcCAAATTTCTATATGTGaaggaccaaaaaattcaaaagataaagtttaggaccaaaaagataaaattgtcatatgtttaggaccaattttggccttaaCTCATTATTCAAACAGCCACGTCACGAAATCAACGTAGTTGACTCGGTCAACACACATTCAAAACTTTATCTCAAATTAGGTCACCAGAAACCAAATAACAATTCTACTCGGAAATAAATTCACGGACTTCACAACAATTAAAGcattaaatgcaaaaattttagtgttcgaaaattagggttcaaaaagtggggcgttacaatACCCAAAGTGCACATCGATGATCTTATAACAAGAGATGGAATACAAAATAGAGTAAACTATCAGCATGTAAGGAGTCATCCAAAGCATGCTGAGAATCTATACTGCCAAATAATAAGAACCATCTAATTTTGCACTCGCACGAGCAGGATATAATACAAGCCAAATCGACAAAGAACCATCCATTTTCCGCACAAATTTTAGAGCAAAACTCGATTTAAAGCGTCCAAGGTTCATtataataaaaggaaaaagccGAAGCTTGGGTCACACGAGATCAATCAGGAAGTGGATGAAGTGGAGCACATCAAAAGATGAGATTTGAACTTATCCAGCTCAGCTATCACCTCCTCTTCTGGTCGATAAATTAGGTCGATCATCCGCCAAATCTGAACCAGCACCATGCAGAAGATCAGATGGTCTTAGATATGTGATCAAGATCAAGTTCAACTCCGAGAAGCTGATAATCTATGGAAGCTTCGAGATGATGATTGAAGTGAAGACTTGAGCTCAGCTCATACAGCTGGCATTGAGCTGTCACTGAGTTGTCATCCTAGCTGGCATtagttagtttgttttattagaGTTTGATCTTTTAGCTTTCACCCAATATATAAGGTGATTTACACACTTGTATTTGTAATTCGATTGACTCAATAAACAAATCAAGTTCTCTCTTTGTTTAGCATGATTATGCTGAAATTACAAACTTGTTATGGTATCAGAGtgggcccaagtcgatgatggttttctctttatctcttatctgttagaaataataaagatttGATTGAGAATCAATTA
This window contains:
- the LOC125205160 gene encoding eukaryotic translation initiation factor 4B1-like gives rise to the protein MQYGGLGDGFSNYSSSGPNLGRREFEGRRSYGFEDDGRRGLPQQSRVSEFDQPSRVDEVDNWASMKKQTILPDHDSRESRAGGTYTSLGGSSGGASRADEVDNWASMKKPVSQPQQARNSSFGSSFSRPETDRWTRNERFGSGVSKPESDRWRGQSEQNPSLSLAEKGLDWKKLDLEVAEKKHSVSGGSRPTSSHSTGLESPQVSGSEALPALGGAGEAIVRQEAG